One window from the genome of Anolis sagrei isolate rAnoSag1 chromosome 4, rAnoSag1.mat, whole genome shotgun sequence encodes:
- the LOC132772870 gene encoding mas-related G-protein coupled receptor member H-like gives MTTFSKSLFSSLNESLEYNESDYITDYNDTQNGDTFRDIINYIYIISIISFLICLPGLVGNGIVIWLLGFRIKRTPFTTYVLNLAIADFGVLINEIIRDIFTLFIFNNRNFFHLYFYFFSHAILIFTFTTSQYLMAIISIDRCVCLFFPLWHRCHRPPHLSTAVCVIVWILSFITAVITVSLFYYGYAIIASFQFVLNAGVCLPIMCVSTTAMFIKFCLRPPQKKKGKLLRTIWLTLFFFLLLAVPINTILILPLSHLQTLYLSGYVHICVFLNSAINPMIYYLMGRDKRGRSSKRINKVLEKLFKEEEDCRENQEI, from the coding sequence ATGACAACATTCAGCAAGTCACTGTTCTCTTCTCTGAATGAATCTTTGGAATATAATGAATCTGATTATATAACAGATTATAATGATACACAAAATGGAGATACATTCCGAGACATTatcaattatatttatataataagcATCATCTCATTTCTCATCTGCCTTCCTGGACTTGTAGGGAATGGGATTGTCATTTGGCTTCTTGGCTTCCGTATTAAAAGGACTCCCTTCACCACATACGTTTTGAACCTTGCCATTGCAGATTTTGGTGTGCTCATCAATGAAATTATTAGAGATATATTTACTCTTTTTATCTTTAATAATCGTAACTTTTTTCATTTATACTTCTATTTCTTCAGCCATgccattttaatatttacatttacTACTAGTCAATACCTCATGGCAATCATCAGCATTGATAGATGTGTGTGCCTCTTCTTCCCACTTTGGCATCGATGTCACCGGCCACCACATTTATCCACTGCTGTGTGTGTGATTGTATGGATCCTCAGCTTCATAACGGCTGTTATAACTGTCTCTCTCTTTTACTATGGATATGCTATCATAGCATCCTTCCAGTTTGTCTTGAATGCTGGGGTTTGCTTGCCCATCATGTGTGTGTCCACTACAGCCATGTTTATTAAATTCTGCTTAAGACCACcccaaaagaagaaggggaaactgTTAAGAACCATTTGGCTTacacttttcttcttcctccttttggcTGTTCCAATTAATACAATTCTGATTCTTCCTCTATCCCATCTTCAAACTCTATATTTGTCTGGATATGTCCACATATGTGTCTTCTTAAACAGTGCCATTAACCCCATGATCTATTATTTGATGGGAAGAGATAAAAGAGGGAGATCCAGCAAGCGAATCAATAAAGTGCTTGAGAAACTTTTCAAGGAAGAGGAAGACTGTCGAGAGAATCAGGAGATCTGA